A single Balaenoptera ricei isolate mBalRic1 chromosome 13, mBalRic1.hap2, whole genome shotgun sequence DNA region contains:
- the EIF2AK2 gene encoding interferon-induced, double-stranded RNA-activated protein kinase, producing MASGRSPCFYIEELNKYQQKNSAVLKYRELSKTGPPHNLRFTYQVTIDGKEFPKAEGRSKKEAKNAAAKLAFEIISKEQKATSPSSLQTGSPSEGPPIENYIGRVNTISQKKNLSVIYEECESRDSEPEKFHYKCKIGENEYGIGIGSTKQEARQLAAKLAYEKIQSENLMKADASSGCFNTVCGDVQSNSSATNTSASESPSENDFSANEAESNDNSDSLDKSFQSPGNSSRNNPGKVKRSLAPRFDSPVEREKNMYTVDSRFIRDFTEVTPLDAGGFGQVFKAKHRIDEKTYVIKCVKYNNEKVEREVKALAVLDHANIVHYHSCWDGLDYNPEQSINSSRSKTRCLFIQMEYCDKGTLEQWIDSRRGKEQDKCLALVFFEQITEGVHYIHSKQLIHRDLKPSNIFLVDMNQIKIGDFGLVTYLKNDEARTSKHGTRRYMSPEQISSVKDYGNEVDIFALGLILAELLHICSTLSETVKFFEDLRDGIFSDVFDNKEKNLLQKLLSNDPKKRPNTLEILKTLKEWNNITEKKKRNTC from the exons ATGGCCAGTGGTCGTTCACCATGTTTCTATATAGAAGAACTTAATAAGTACCAGCAAAAGAACAGTGCAGTACTTAAGTATCGTGAACTGTCTAAGACAGGACCTCCACATAACTTAAG gTTTACCTATCAAGTTACAATAGATGGCAAAGAATTTCCAAAGGCTGAAGGTAGATCAAAGAAGGAAGCCAAAAATGCTGCAGCCAAATTAGCTTTTGAAATAATTAGTAAAGAACAGAAG gcCACTAGTCCTTCATCACTGCAGACAGGAAGTCCTTCAGAAGGACCACCCATTGAGAATTACATAGGCCGTGTTAATACGATTTCCCAGAAGAAAAACCTATCTGTAATTTATGAAGAATGTGAATCGAGGGACAGTGAGCCCGAAAA ATTTCATTATAAATGCAAAATTGGAGAGAATGAATATGGTATTGGTATAGGTTCCACTAAACAGGAGGCAAGACAATTGGCTGCTAAACTGGCTTATGAAAAGATACAGTCAGAAAATTTAATG AAAGCTGACGCATCCTCTGGTTGTTTCAATACTGTGTGTGGTGATGTCCAAAGCAACTCTTCAGCAACAAACACGTC TGCTTCTGAATCACCATCTGAAAATGACTTCTCAGCAAATGAAGCGGAAAGCAATGATAACAGTGACTCATTAGACAAGTCTTTCCAATCCCCAGGG aACAGTTCCAGAAATAATCCCGGAAAGGTGAAGAG ATCTTTGGCACCTAGATTTGACTCTCCtgtggagagggaaaaaaacatgtaTACTGTGGACTCCAG GTTTATCAGAGATTTTACAGAAGTAACACCGCTTGACGCAGGTGGATTTGGCCAAGTTTTCAAAGCCAAACACAGAATTGATGAGAAGACTTATGTTATTAAATGTGTTAAATATAATAACGA GAAGGTAGAGCGTGAAGTGAAAGCTTTGGCAGTGCTTGATCATGCAAATATTGTTCACTACCACAGTTGTTGGGATGGGCTTGACTACAATCCTGAGCAAAGCATAAATTCTTCAAG ATCAAAGACTAGGTGCCTTTTCATCCAAATGGAATACTGTGATAAAGGGACATTGGAGCAATGGATTGACagtagaagaggcaaggaacaagacaaatgttTGGCTTTGGTATTCTTTGAACAAATAACAGAAGGAGTGCATTACATACATTCAAAACAGTTAATTCATAGAGACCTTAAG ccaagtaatatatttttagtaGATATGAACCAAATAAAGATTGGAGACTTTGGACTTGTAACATACCTGAAAAATGATGAAGCACGGACAAGTAAACATGGAACTAGGCGATACATGAGCCCAGAACAG ATTTCTTCTGTGAAAGACTATGGAAATGAAGTGGACATCTTTGCTTTGGGGCTAATTCTTGCAGAACTTCTTCACATATGTTCCACTTTGTCAGAAACAGTGAAG ttttttgaagatcTAAGGGATGGCATCTTCTCAGATGTATTTGACAACAAAGAA AAAAATCTTCTACAGAAATTACTCTCAAATGATCCCAAGAAACGACCTAACACATTGGAAATACTGAAGACTTTGAAGGAGTGGAATAAtattacagagaaaaagaaacgaaatacATGTTAG